The genomic window TCTGTGGCAGTTGGAGTAACTATATTTTTATTTATAGCTGGTCAACTTAGTAATGTTATATACTTTGTAAATGATATTGCTGAAAAGGCAAATATAGATATGATTTATATAGGGATAGTTCTTAAAATTTTAGCAATAGCTTACTTAACATCTTTTTGTAGTGAAATATGCAAGGATGCAGGCGCAAGCAGTATAGCTTCTAAAGTAGAATTTTCAGGTAAGATATTA from Clostridium septicum includes these protein-coding regions:
- the spoIIIAD gene encoding stage III sporulation protein AD, which encodes MEIIKIVSFAFIGLFLFMIFKDRRSDVAVLISVAVGVTIFLFIAGQLSNVIYFVNDIAEKANIDMIYIGIVLKILAIAYLTSFCSEICKDAGASSIASKVEFSGKILILALAIPILMAVLESILQIL